A single region of the Lycium barbarum isolate Lr01 chromosome 2, ASM1917538v2, whole genome shotgun sequence genome encodes:
- the LOC132629362 gene encoding peroxidase 60-like produces MSKAKALVVVLFLAVFSSQCYGELRVGFYKGKCGQTDVEGVVRRVVKTWFFTKDKTIAAALLRMQFHDCFVNGCDASILLDGGNNEKKAIANKSVRGYELIDAIKDALEAECQGLVSCADIISMATRDAVLLSGGKWYNVETGRRDGNVSFASNVNLPGPSISVSDSINTFAIKKLTPTDMVYLLGGHTVGITHCSLFQDRLYNFNNTGGPDPTMSKWLLFGLRMKCPRGSSFDNIVPLDVMTPSLVDNSFFQQIQRGNGVLQIDQQIALDPLTKDIVKGADFDTKFGEAMVKLGRVEVLTDAQGEVRKSCRAVNKKPLFLGIIN; encoded by the exons aTGTCGAAGGCAAAGGCACTAGTGGTCGTGTTATTTTTGGCCGTATTTTCTAGCCAATGTTATGGGGAACTCAGAGTTGGATTCTACAAAGGAAAATGTGGGCAGACAGATGTTGAAGGTGTTGTTCGAAGGGTTGTAAAAACATGGTTTTTTACAAAGGATAAGACTATTGCAGCTGCTCTTCTTCGTATGCAATTCCATGATTGCTTTGTTAAT GGCTGTGATGCATCAATTCTATTGGATGGAGGCAACAATGAGAAAAAAGCAATCGCGAATAAAAGTGTCAGGGGATATGAACTCATTGATGCTATTAAAGATGCTTTAGAAGCAGAATGCCAAGGCCTGGTCTCTTGTGCTGACATTATTTCAATGGCAACTAGAGATGCTGTTCTCTTG AGTGGAGGAAAATGGTACAATGTAGAAACAGGACGAAGGGATGGGAATGTTTCCTTTGCATCAAATGTGAATCTTCCTGGTCCTTCCATTTCAGTCTCAGATTCCATCAATACTTTTGCCATCAAAAAGCTTACCCCAACAGACATGGTTTATCTTCTAG GTGGCCACACTGTTGGAATTACTCACTGCTCACTCTTCCAAGATAGGTTATACAACTTCAACAATACAGGTGGTCCTGATCCAACCATGAGCAAATGGCTATTGTTTGGTTTAAGAATGAAATGTCCTAGAGGTTCATCCTTTGACAACATTGTTCCTCTTGATGTGATGACTCCATCTCTGGTAGATAACTCATTTTTTCAACAAATTCAAAGGGGAAATGGGGTTCTTCAAATTGATCAGCAAATAGCATTGGATCCATTGACAAAAGATATTGTCAAAGGGGCTGATTTTGATACTAAGTTTGGAGAGGCTATGGTGAAATTGGGTAGAGTTGAAGTACTCACTGATGCACAAGGAGAAGTGAGGAAATCATGTAGGGCTGTGAATAAGAAGCCACTCTTTTTAGGGATCATCAATTAG